From Acomys russatus chromosome 25, mAcoRus1.1, whole genome shotgun sequence, a single genomic window includes:
- the Mis12 gene encoding protein MIS12 homolog — translation MSVDPMAYEAQFFGFTPQTCLLRIYVAFQDHLFEVMQAVEQVILKKLESFPDCEISPVQIRECTEKFLCFMKGRFDKLFGKMEQLILQSILCIPPNILLPEDKCQETHPFSEEKFQLLKQEIGELQEKYKVELRTEQALLAELEEQKTVQAKLRETLTFFDELENIGRDHGTSNFKESLLSLVQNCRKLQNIRDNVEKESKRLEAW, via the coding sequence ATGTCTGTGGATCCGATGGCCTACGAGGCCCAGTTCTTTGGCTTCACACCACAGACGTGCCTGCTGAGGATCTATGTAGCATTTCAAGACCACCTGTTTGAGGTGATGCAGGCTGTGGAGCAGGTTATCCTGAAGAAGCTGGAGAGCTTCCCGGACTGTGAGATTAGCCCTGTCCAGATTCGTGAGTGcacagagaagtttctttgctTCATGAAAGGACGTTTTGATAAACTTTTTGGCAAAATGGAGCAGCTAATTTTGCAGTCGATTTTGTGTATTCCCCCAAACATCCTGCTTCCTGAAGATAAGTGTCAGGAGACACACCCTTTCAGTGAAGAAAAATTCCAGCTTCTCAAACAGGAAATCGGAGAGTTACAGGAGAAGTATAAAGTTGAATTACGCACTGAGCAGGCCCTTCTTGCAGAATTAGAGGAGCAAAAAACTGTTCAAGCCAAACTCAGAGAGACCTTGACTTTCTTTGATGAGCTTGAAAACATTGGCAGAGATCACGGAACTAGTAACTTCAAGGAGAGTTTGCTGTCCCTGGTCCAGAACTGCAGAAAACTCCAGAACATTAGAGACAATGtcgaaaaagaaagcaaaagactgGAAGCATGGTAG
- the LOC127208487 gene encoding uncharacterized protein LOC127208487: protein MAKGAFPRKPWGAEQMHFDSDPESEDLFDKPPPEEGHTARVPKSASRKSGRRAGGRAPRAGLSRKAVVRPEPKEEEPPMDEGCYLDHFPHLSIFIYAAIAFSITSCIFTYIHLQLA, encoded by the coding sequence ATGGCTAAAGGTGCCTTTCCACGCAAGCCCTGGGGTGCAGAGCAGATGCATTTCGACTCTGATCCTGAGTCCGAGGACCTGTTCGATAAGCCGCCCCCGGAGGAGGGCCACACTGCCCGGGTACCCAAGTCAGCTAGCAGGAAATCTGGTCGGCGCGCGGGCGGTAGGGCTCCCCGCGCTGGGCTGTCCCGAAAGGCTGTCGTGCGCCCAGAGCCCAAGGAAGAGGAGCCTCCGATGGACGAGGGCTGCTACCTTGACCACTTCCCGCACCTCTCCATCTTCATCTACGCGGCCATCGCCTTCTCCATCACCTCCTGCATCTTCACCTATATCCATTTGCAGCTTGCCTAA